Proteins co-encoded in one Tursiops truncatus isolate mTurTru1 chromosome 17, mTurTru1.mat.Y, whole genome shotgun sequence genomic window:
- the NRBP2 gene encoding nuclear receptor-binding protein 2 isoform X1 — MAAPEPVPRRGREREREDESEDESDILEESPCGRWQKRREQVNQGNMPGVQSTFLAMDTEEGVEVVWNELHFADRKAFSAHEEKIQLMFEQLVLVDHPNIVKLHKYWLDASEARARVIFITEYVSSGSLKQFLKKTKKNHKAMNARAWKRWCTQILSALSFLHACSPPIIHGNLTSDTIFIQHNGLIKIGSVWHRIFSNALPDDLRSPIRVEREEPRNLHFFPPEYGEVADGTAVDIFSFGMCALEMAVLEIQANGDTRVTEEAIARARHSLSDPNMREFILSCLARDPARRPSAHSLLFHRVLFEVHSLKLLAAHCFIQHQYLMPENVVEEKTKATDPHTVLAEIPRPPRPPLQWRYSEVSCLELDKFLEDVRNGIYPLMNFAAARPLGLPRVLAPPPEEVPKAKTPTPEPFDSETRKVIQMQCNLERSEDQARWHLTLLLVLEDRLHRQLTYDLLPTDSAQDLAAELVHYGFVHEDDRPKLAAFLDSTFLKYRGAQP; from the exons ATGGCGGCCCCGGAGCCGGTGCCGAGGCGGGGCCGGGAGCGGGAGCGGGAGGACGAGAGTGAGGACGAGAGCGACATCCTGGAAGAGAGCCCGTGCGGCCGCTGGCAGAAGCGGCGGGAGCAG gTGAACCAGGGGAACATGCCCGGCGTCCAGAGCACCTTCCTGGCCATGGACAcggaggagggggtggaggtggtgtgGAACGAGCTGCACTTCGCTGACAGGAAGGCCTTTTCGGCCCACGAG GAGAAGATCCAGCTCATGTTTGAGCAGCTGGTGCTGGTGGACCACCCCAACATCGTCAAGCTGCACAAGTACTGGCTGGACGCCTCGGAGGCCCGAGCACGG GTCATCTTCATCACGGAGTACGTGTCATCGGGCAGCCTcaagcagttcctcaaaaagacCAAGAAGAACCACAAGGCCATGAACGCCAGG GCCTGGAAGCGCTGGTGCACGCAGATCCTGTCGGCGCTCAG ctttCTGCACGCCTGCAGTCCCCCCATCATCCACGGGAACCTGACCAGCGACACCATCTTCATACAGCACAACGGCCTCATCAAGATCGGCTCTG TGTGGCACCGGATCTTCTCCAATG CGCTCCCAGACGATCTTCGAAGCCCCATCCGTGTTGAGCGGGAGGAACCTCGGAACCTGCACTTCTTCCCGCCAGAGTACGGAG AAGTTGCCGATGGCACTGCCGTGGACATCTTCTCTTTTGGGATGTGTGCGCTGGAG ATGGCTGTGCTGGAGATCCAGGCCAACGGGGACACCCGGGTCACAGAGGAGGCCATCGCTCGCGCCAGGCATTCTCTGAGTGACCCTAACATGCGG GAGTTCATCCTCTCCTGCCTGGCCCGGGACCCTGCCCGCCGGCCCTCCGCTCACAGCCTCCTCTTCCACCGTGTGCTGTTTGAGGTGCACTCGCTGAAGCTCCTGGCCGCCCACTGCTTCATCCAGCACCAGT ACCTCATGCCTGAGAACGTGGTGGAGGAAAAGACCAAGGCGACGGACCCGCACACGGTCCTGGCAGAGATCCCCCGGCCGCCCCGGCCCCCGTTGCAGTGGCG GTACTCAGAGGTCTCCTGCTTGGAGCTTGACAAGTTCCTGGAGGATGTCAG AAATGGGATCTACCCACTGATGAACTTCGCTGCTGCTCGGCCCCTGGGGCTGCCCCGTGTGCTGGCCCCACCCCCCGAGGAAGTCCCAAAGGCTAAGACCCCAACGCCAGAACCCTTTGACTCAGAGACCAGAAAG gtgATCCAGATGCAGTGTAACCTGGAGAGAAGCGAGGACCAGGCGCGCTGGCAT CTCACTCTGCTCCTGGTGCTGGAGGACAGGCTGCACCG
- the NRBP2 gene encoding nuclear receptor-binding protein 2 isoform X2 has translation MAAPEPVPRRGREREREDESEDESDILEESPCGRWQKRREQVNQGNMPGVQSTFLAMDTEEGVEVVWNELHFADRKAFSAHEEKIQLMFEQLVLVDHPNIVKLHKYWLDASEARARVIFITEYVSSGSLKQFLKKTKKNHKAMNARAWKRWCTQILSALSFLHACSPPIIHGNLTSDTIFIQHNGLIKIGSVWHRIFSNALPDDLRSPIRVEREEPRNLHFFPPEYGEVADGTAVDIFSFGMCALEMAVLEIQANGDTRVTEEAIARARHSLSDPNMREFILSCLARDPARRPSAHSLLFHRVLFEVHSLKLLAAHCFIQHQYLMPENVVEEKTKATDPHTVLAEIPRPPRPPLQWRYSEVSCLELDKFLEDVRNGIYPLMNFAAARPLGLPRVLAPPPEEVPKAKTPTPEPFDSETRKVIQMQCNLERSEDQARWHLTLLLVLEDRLHRQLTYDLLPTDSAQDLAAELVHYGFVHEVRTIGRSWPPS, from the exons ATGGCGGCCCCGGAGCCGGTGCCGAGGCGGGGCCGGGAGCGGGAGCGGGAGGACGAGAGTGAGGACGAGAGCGACATCCTGGAAGAGAGCCCGTGCGGCCGCTGGCAGAAGCGGCGGGAGCAG gTGAACCAGGGGAACATGCCCGGCGTCCAGAGCACCTTCCTGGCCATGGACAcggaggagggggtggaggtggtgtgGAACGAGCTGCACTTCGCTGACAGGAAGGCCTTTTCGGCCCACGAG GAGAAGATCCAGCTCATGTTTGAGCAGCTGGTGCTGGTGGACCACCCCAACATCGTCAAGCTGCACAAGTACTGGCTGGACGCCTCGGAGGCCCGAGCACGG GTCATCTTCATCACGGAGTACGTGTCATCGGGCAGCCTcaagcagttcctcaaaaagacCAAGAAGAACCACAAGGCCATGAACGCCAGG GCCTGGAAGCGCTGGTGCACGCAGATCCTGTCGGCGCTCAG ctttCTGCACGCCTGCAGTCCCCCCATCATCCACGGGAACCTGACCAGCGACACCATCTTCATACAGCACAACGGCCTCATCAAGATCGGCTCTG TGTGGCACCGGATCTTCTCCAATG CGCTCCCAGACGATCTTCGAAGCCCCATCCGTGTTGAGCGGGAGGAACCTCGGAACCTGCACTTCTTCCCGCCAGAGTACGGAG AAGTTGCCGATGGCACTGCCGTGGACATCTTCTCTTTTGGGATGTGTGCGCTGGAG ATGGCTGTGCTGGAGATCCAGGCCAACGGGGACACCCGGGTCACAGAGGAGGCCATCGCTCGCGCCAGGCATTCTCTGAGTGACCCTAACATGCGG GAGTTCATCCTCTCCTGCCTGGCCCGGGACCCTGCCCGCCGGCCCTCCGCTCACAGCCTCCTCTTCCACCGTGTGCTGTTTGAGGTGCACTCGCTGAAGCTCCTGGCCGCCCACTGCTTCATCCAGCACCAGT ACCTCATGCCTGAGAACGTGGTGGAGGAAAAGACCAAGGCGACGGACCCGCACACGGTCCTGGCAGAGATCCCCCGGCCGCCCCGGCCCCCGTTGCAGTGGCG GTACTCAGAGGTCTCCTGCTTGGAGCTTGACAAGTTCCTGGAGGATGTCAG AAATGGGATCTACCCACTGATGAACTTCGCTGCTGCTCGGCCCCTGGGGCTGCCCCGTGTGCTGGCCCCACCCCCCGAGGAAGTCCCAAAGGCTAAGACCCCAACGCCAGAACCCTTTGACTCAGAGACCAGAAAG gtgATCCAGATGCAGTGTAACCTGGAGAGAAGCGAGGACCAGGCGCGCTGGCAT CTCACTCTGCTCCTGGTGCTGGAGGACAGGCTGCACCG